The genome window GGAGAACTGTCTGGCCACGCATACACGTGATCCCAGGACTGGGGCACTGGGCGTGGGCTGGGCTTCCCTCACAGCCTTCCCTGTCCTTCCGAGAGTCACTGAGACACTGCCCGGCGCTGCCTCCCTGTGCATGGGGTTCCTGGCCCCTCCGGGAGGGTAGGCTGTGCTCTGGCCTGACCACAGCCTTCAACTTTCTGTTATCCACCAGTGTGTCCACTGCTTCTGTTCCAGGCAGGATCTGGGCTGGGCCTCCATTCCAACTGGCCTGGAGCACAGGTGTGCCAGGCTCCAGGCTGAGCACTGGGTAAGGAGATGCAGCAGCCTTGGCCCGCCCCCTTGAAATCACACACCTCTGCTGGACCCAGGTTCCAGGCCTGCTTGGTTTTCGGGCTCACTCTTTAGCCTCTCTACCCACCTTGCCTGCTTCTGAGGGCCACCTCCACTGCCCCCAGGTTCCCAGGTGCAAGTGGCCCTTCATTCCagcctcctttttctctccttccccccgCCCACCATCCCTTGGACCTGTCAGGCGactcctctgtctccctgcctATTCAGCCCCTCTCAGCCTGTGGCCCCTCCATGTCCTGgtcccccttccctgcctctgacCTCCAGGTGCACTGGCCCCCCCTGCTGTATTTTTCGCTGTCACTCTCAGTGGTGACTGTGTAGTTAGCCTCTTGTTTCAACACAGCCCTGGCCCAGGCTAAGTTGGGGAGTCCTAGCTGGCACTGCCACACCCTTGAGGGGGTTGAGGAGATGAGCACTCGGGTTCTCACCCACTGTCCCCCACCCACATCAGGGACTGCAATGCCAATAGCTGGTAAGGGGCAGAAGCAGGGCAGGAGATGATGCCCGCTGCTCAGGAAATTCAGGGGGCAGAACTGGGGTTGTTAGGCAGAAGGTCCTTGGCCTGGGGCAGAAGGGGGTGGTTAGATTGTGGCAGGGGGgcaggggggaaggaggaggggcctTGGGGAGGTTCCACTGAGAAGAGGAATTAGGTCAGGGATGTGGGTTGGGTGGGTGAGAACGGAGGGGGCATGGCTGCAGAGCTTCCTCCTGGCTCTAAGAGCATCTCCacacttcccttcctctccccctccctggggGCCTGGGAGAATTCTCCCCAgaattccccctcccccatgcccCCGCCCCAGGCATTGCCAcaagggtgggggggggggggggggggaggccaGTCTCAGCTGTCTGAAGGATGGAGGGGCCGGGGAAGCAGGGCTAGGTGCCCAGACGGCCGCGTGTGTGGGAGGGGATGTCCTCAGATGCCCTCCACCCGGCAGTCCCCGCTCTGACGTGGGtgccccccccctccccgcccggaTTAGTGGCAGCTTGGCCTGACTCTCCGGGGCTccttcccccgcccccgcctGCTGCCCTCCCCTGGGCAGGGGGCTGCTCCACCCGAGGGCACAGTGCTTGCCCAGGTAAGGGGCTCTGGGGACAGCGCCAGGGCAGTGGCTCTGAGTGCTGCTGTGCGTGTCAGCATGAATGTGTgtatcagtgtgtgtgtgtcagtgctCCAGGGGTCGGGGTGGGGCCGGGGTGGGCCCCCACATGGCTGGAGGTGCTGGTCAGTTTGCCTTTGTCCACGAATTCAGCATTGTGTCCACGCGTGTGTGGCTTTCCTTGTGTGTTTGTCTTTTGTGTGTCTCCTCAGCTCTGCTCTGTCTTCAGGCACAGAACAGCCGGCTACAAGGCTCGGTGGGCCTGGGGAGCAGGATGGGGAGCCGTTGAGGATGGAACAGGGCTtcttccccgccccccccacccctgccacccgTGGCCCCTGGGCATTTCAGAAACCTGTCCTGAGAGTCCCGGTCTAGTCCACAGACGGTGACCTAACAAAGCAGACATAGCAAcggggggtgaggtgggggacGCGTCTGTCCTCCCCCAGGACAGTCCCTATCCCCTTTGGCGATGACAGTGACAGGTCCTTAGGTCCCCAGACAGCCCAGGCTctcaccctgccctgcccagcctcttCCAGGCCCCAAGCTGTAGGAATCTCCCCCCAACCCGGACTCTCCCACAAGCTTCAGCTGCCAGAGGACACAGATGGGGGACCACAGGCACTCCCCAGCCCCTCGTCTGCTCCTTGGAGCCAGcctgggagcagaggctggggcTTGGGGCCTTGGGATTGCAGTCAGTGTTAGACCCTCCGCAGTCATTTCCCCTGGCACAGTCAGGTCCGGGCCACCCTCAGgagagctgggggaggaagggagtgttAATAACTTAGCCATGTAAACAACCCCTACCAGCCTGCCCTGCCACAGAACGGGCCTCTGGGGGGAGGCAAAGGATCTGAGTGAATCTATGCCAACATGACCCAAGTCCTGCCTGGTGCCAGTCCCTTCAGGCCTCCTCTCCTCGGaacccctcctcttcccctcaaCTGCCTCCTCTCCAGTCTCTTGGGAGGAAGGCTCCTCCTGGCTCTTCCTGGCTCCCCTCTCCAGGGATGGGGGTGTGACCTGGGACCAGGCTGGAGCCATCCGAGAACTCATCCCTTGGATGGGatggggctgggtggggtggtGCTACCTCTGTACCAGGTTGAGTGAAGGCAGGCCAAGGATGGCTTCCACAGGGAGGCAGAGTCCTcatggggtgggaggtgggtgcCTGAGGGGAAGGGAAGCGCCTGTTGGGCGTGTGGGTTTCTGTGTGTCTGAatctgtctgtgtgtgtttgaatCCGTCTGTTTGTGTCTGTGCTCTGGAACCACCCCCGCAGAGGAGCCGGGATGCTTCCtcgggtggagggtggagggtgccctgctttcccatttcctctctcttctctgttccctcccAGGAGCCACGCCCATGGGCTCCtctccagccctgggcctggaagCACCAGGAACACGGGATGGGGCAGACCCCCAGAACACCAGGCTGGAGCAGGTGGTGGAGCTCAGCAGGTCCCACCTCCTCTCCAGACACTTGGTGAAACTGAGGCCCTTAGAGCAGGGACACTAGATCCTAGACCTTCCCAGAACTGTTAACACAGGACACTGTGCCTTTGGGCCCTGGGAGGAAGCTTGGGTGGGAACGTGAAGAGCAGCTTGGCCACGTGAGGACCAGGCACGGCAGACACCGGCTGGTAGGGTGTGCCCATGTGTCAGAACTGGAAAGGACCAGGAGTGAGTGGTCCAGCAGGCATGGGGCAGCTGGCGTGGGTCAGAGCACCCATCCCTGACCCGTGAGAACCCGACTGCCCCTGCCAGCTCTGGCACTGCCCCCTCCCAGCGGCCGTGCCCTAGCACCCCTAGGGGCACCCCGCCCCACCATGGCCTGGTCCGGCCCCTCCCGCCCTTTGCTCCAGTTCCCGGGCTTGGCACCTATGGTGGGGGTGCTGCCCGCCTGCCAGGCTCCGGGGCCGGGCCCACGGGAGGGTGGGGCGGCTGGGAAGCTGGCACGCTGCCCCGGGGGAGCCTCTCTCGGCAGGCGCCCGGGTGCcgcggggggggaggggggaacaaAGGGCTCATTCTCCCCGTGCGCAGCCGGTGGCATCGCCGGGGCGTTGGCGGAAGCCCCcggggcctgggagggggcaggccCAGGCGGGGCCGCCGAATCACGGGCTCCTGTTTCCCGCAGGGTGCTGGAGGAGGAAACCGGCGGAGCAGCTTCCCCACTCTCAGTTGCGCGTCTGGCGATGGCGATCAGAGGTCCTGCTGCGCTCTCTGCCGCGCTCTCCCTCCATTAGCTGCGCTGTGCCCTGCTGCGCCCTCGCTGGTGCCTCTCTACTGGGTCCCGGGATCGGCCCCCCTTCCAGGCACgaccccctcccccggcccctggccTTTCCCCCAACTCGGCCATCTCCGACCCGGGGCGCGCGTTCCCCCCGGCCCGGCTCCCTCTCACCCTCCGGGGGCACccgctccccagccccagcccggcccTCCCCGCGGCGCAGCACGGAGTCTCGGCGTCCCATGGCGCAACCCAC of Equus quagga isolate Etosha38 chromosome 3, UCLA_HA_Equagga_1.0, whole genome shotgun sequence contains these proteins:
- the HRURF gene encoding protein HRURF, yielding MSSDALHPAVPALTWVPPPSPPGLVAAWPDSPGLLPPPPPAALPWAGGCSTRGHSACPGCWRRKPAEQLPHSQLRVWRWRSEVLLRSLPRSPSISCAVPCCALAGASLLGPGIGPPSRHDPLPRPLAFPPTRPSPTRGARSPRPGSLSPSGGTRSPAPARPSPRRSTESRRPMAQPTASAQKLVRPIRAVCRILQIPESDPSNLRS